Proteins encoded by one window of Podarcis muralis chromosome 11, rPodMur119.hap1.1, whole genome shotgun sequence:
- the CMYA5 gene encoding cardiomyopathy-associated protein 5, with amino-acid sequence METDCNYESDGSPDVSMEAEEEDEYEPNSSLKSLNQHEEVKSDAMDAIHSEDSAQTWETSSSRCSTSQASETSATSGVYSMENSYMEGPPGKSISLMDEGKMVQKRTRNSPFQVPLSPNEKMGPDNEKRGFSGRPTEAKALERELDPANPQSWTIQVQPSKIKNYLVQITQEAVDPLPEEKENVFMKKAELPLEGTVRAKIQLLTAALEERNKKIFRRVNNMDLPPPTVVLIRKPREPPKKFTRQAMFQASLKHLEQQATIKNNQKEILHLKRMQAMLAKTVPRSRDEERVRRSFLPEPPDKASKMVPPTSPLYTDKAKKLDTESHSPAMRMTAPEQARFVSPDRHDRMEKRGKQSQLSNTANTVSEKLPSLLVETEEEEAEAEEMQPPPLVSTKPLSQPANEAENQDDSTFSKLSESAAQDVQYPNNIAAEQFESQDSLFTEIRNPDIGFTIPSQFEIKDSGLLHSAEEAGKQDIPVCSPEPAEPVSEQAKLPPPVSEREKQEEKQLEVEYSKKEEAQEQSTTLLQAEPAHLMYPLKEWEVGEAETAPNLSSAASRIETPEPQSDSCEVAEEHIGLSQPTHFMGGAEKRENERLEPDLAKEAVETQVSVTASLQPEQSDALHSISEIKNQPAQPGSQWLDSSLPIPEAQREEIQQHSLACAQSESEHPVISEPIKATQGFELLEPLHLKGNEVSANSPAEALDSSEQLSSVSSAEKVETLETQQPSLETVTLLSEQRCSALPYPTEKMEKKDSLPCSPETAAETAEVSLPTATFQTAEVTKVEVHPLSPTEVPSEESESISREPDVAIDRKTTQLVSPLSVEPPSKASVPPQEAAKEENQQCPPSDAKLSSEDQDEEGQQDGWFPLFATTQFEPEHSAECESTMESIKQDSSASFPLEEATALHSVDDADKKERHPDKSITEPSLHPVFMPGKQGRMESEIEQTTHQLSCTVLPMESVSKLQSEEEMEVNEIQTHLSATGQDLSQSVYLTEPQEDQGISAAAAALESGSLSIPYTDVEAEKCDTTEPVLKEVTYQAIQAVTAEMEEGYLKVSHMVSESEKHLEAPFPAQNTEEGNLQSHTFVSPESEDEHVISSEREESEFYPLLTPTPELGYPTAGSETQESQSYLSDALNEALNALNEQPSYSSSVLEDKAKIEENQTPFPETPKMAPDESLSFAAFLISEAKGEPLVSPMDTKMTPKESNSIPEDFVSEEVKEIAPPSSPLSSEQLSKEVISSYAAVEEENQDQPHSLLREESKHLDAGGADVQGGQSHLLVAAQPEARSQDIELHCPKTAQPELEDVTLLDSTEEIQKQEAPLYSPSIVPSVHEEILHHKGERENQGTVILGTEETKEEDAPLKSPVLPQELEHLRSLQSAKESQVERAQPYSSAAVQDSLQLPGETGSQEGQGYFNKPAEVDSGVSKLSELTDAVMEQEIQAPRTEAVKLERKESALSVQENEKVQHPLVTASLDLEHLGSSYSTETQFPGEPPPDASLLTEKAEEQEVRSQPASVSPASVLDQSSSASLDLIAEVEEQETKRPPEVANVMPEEPLSFAAFLFAKAKKIYTTLTSEKENLDSQPPFKEADLLIERSESISTSPPETNVTINEETELPTTHFEVEQFASKPEADVTYRDERENISETPTLPNLIPNEPSDAVIPEPINDILTHNLHSSVSSADSHTTDNKTIQISAGDFSKMEEIKCLPSAEITLKEPEKELKDHEKLREMAIPSVEFRQGKEISEGNKVVNIHAAPLNSSADKEEEKHMPERLEHLETAALQKRKPFHDAGDMAVDQEFSRCKISVKTSEGIEEDNHENKESKSNELVKEKGVQESVEKKKEVSIVQETNEDGGVNDNGIEHIEKHTVVDETCFIQTGNEQSFKDVQRQFEVTVENSATFPTAGTKNIIEFSSLERNLDEGFNRMAEKENTTASHEDPSKILIKDEIIDAVREKDENTEDKLNLPGEPLSNTQKDVLSQSPLISLPATTVNPELLEVPPTLAFLYKDLYEEAVEKPKEDSHKYPSNEETENTDVSAHTRGPTRDDGTGMCFERDVSKDDTPTLEKSQKKQVLKDKGIHEQALTLQSISKCADEPSEKKPQSLHILTEAHAETEVSSPRGTVERLDDALVDRPAEIMSDIKVGNGQPTNEILFGSGLYGSGASNEELSQRREDESLGFERDVSKADGPNLEESQREQVLKDEPRTVKALNQARVSKGEYELDDKESQPVYILAETHVETEDLSPKGILEGLNDALIDRPVEIMGDIKVETCQPTHAVPFGSGLFGSGASNEDSSQRSEEESMPEETGQALPEETSDEESCPILDYAASVFENAISVQDESEEVAVGQNQQSEITDAHVVVPKPVEESTQSHAAFHHVSTPWQSEGQPEDQLIAQDTQPLDHKHTLCRDTEGQTSEKRVGENIVGDLTESSREAAYQPPPEAIPDKPFGELDYSLLSHDFDTYPLYSIKEEESSDIDEDLAELMDYEMVSRDDVFEEETSSEVVHEELLFDDRKSSDRISDSYEFVNEREANTYAEEEEFQLTGLDKLPRNVPETEVLQKESDHELLDSYCRQCKCPISAEDKLSGEHKEHTVTNLDIAVTELKSQLDGFLDVLQERSLKIEGFVSEIEALFNSLEENCKEKEQLLDEQNESIIKTVIGHHDRKQQSFEEVKNAKMDYLYEQMVNFQEYIDTAKDMLEAILKETEEMDDFVFLSSSEEINKRLLSAVENILAVEKIPPAFSQFEHFASGSANGNQTLKHMPVPQTPKLQPQDPNSATSTSIAVYWTVNEDDVIDFFQVYCMEECPGNREQSGLVEEYRVTVKESNCILEDLEPGHSYSVWVMAVNYSGCSFPSGKSTFRTAPPTPVIKAEECSVCWDAATIRWSTSNPEATDSFTLEYCRQYSPEGEGLRSLAGIKRPEMKVHLESNVNYFFYVRAINIFGTSEQSEAALISTRGTRFHIMKETAAPALQVSPSGTMICLPEETEATGISPVLGELLSARGCHYWETTVSGCSAYKVGICYSTMPQDSILGQNNASWCLHCPSKTSFLYKVLHRGEMSDVIVTEQPPRIGILLDYNAGRLLFFNAERGQLLFAIRQKFTDAAHPAFVLEEPGVLHLHTGMELPEFVKQS; translated from the exons caGTTTAAAAAGCCTTAATCAGCATGAAGAGGTAAAATCGGATGCCATGGATGCCATTCATAGTGAAGATAGTGCACAGACGTGGGAGACAAGTTCAAGTAGATGTTCCACATCCCAAGCCTCAGAAACTAGTGCTACGTCTGGTGTTTATAGTATGGAAAACTCCTACATGGAAGGTCCTCCAGGGAAATCTATATCTTTGATGGATGAAGGAAAGATGGTACAGAAAAGAACAAGGAACTCACCATTTCAGGTGCCCCTGTCACCAAATGAGAAAATGGGCCCAGACAATGAAAAACGTGGCTTTTCTGGAAGGCCAACGGAAGCAAAAGCATTGGAAAGAGAATTAGATCCTGCTAATCCACAGTCATGGACCATTCAAGTGCAACCTTCAAAGATAAAAAACTATTTGGTACAAATTACACAGGAAGCGGTGGATCCATtgccagaagaaaaagaaaatgttttcatgAAAAAAGCAGAGCTGCCCCTCGAAGGAACGGTAAGAGCTAAGATTCAGCTACTCACTGCAGCATtggaagaaagaaataaaaagattttccgccgggtGAACAATATGGATTTGCCTCCGCCTACAGTTGTTTTAATCAGGAAGCCAAGAGAACCACCCAAAAAATTCACCAGGCAAGCCATGTTCCAGGCATCTTTAAAGCATCTTGAACAACAAGCCACCATTAAGAATAACCAGAAGGAAATCCTGCATCTCAAGCGTATGCAGGCAATGCTTGCAAAGACTGTTCCCCGTAGCAGAGATGAGGAGCGAGTGCGGCGGTCTTTTCTGCCTGAACCTCCAGATAAGGCTTCCAAAATGGTACCACCAACTTCACCGCTCTATACTGACAAAGCAAAGAAGTTGGACACTGAATCACATTCCCCCGCCATGCGAATGACAGCCCCAGAACAGGCAAGGTTTGTTTCACCAGATCGTCATGACAGAATGGAGAAAAGGGGAAAGCAATCTCAGCTTTCTAATACAGCAAATACTGTGTCAGAAAAGTTGCCCAGCCTCCTTGttgaaacagaggaggaggaggcggaggcggaggaaaTGCAGCCTCCTCCACTTGTTTCTACCAAACCCCTTTCCCAGCCTGCTAATGAAGCAGAGAATCAGGATGACTCAACTTTCTCTAAGCTATCAGAATCTGCAGCTCAGGATGTGCAGTACCCAAATAATATTGCTGCTGAGCAGTTTGAGTCCCAAGACTCTCTTTTTACTGAAATCAGAAACCCAGATATTGGCTTCACAATCCCTTCACAATTTGAGATCAAAGATTCAGGCTTGTTGCATTCTGCTGAAGAGGCAGGGAAGCAAGACATCCCTGTTTGCTCACCTGAACCCGCAGAGCCTGTGTCTGAGCAGGCAAAATTACCTCCTCCAGTTAGTGAAAGAGAAAAGCAAGAAGAGAAACAGCTGGAGGTGGAATATTCAAAGAAAGAAGAGGCGCAGGAGCAATCAACCACACTTTTGCAAGCAGAGCCGGCACATTTGATGTATCCGTTGAAAGAATGGGAAGTTGGGGAAGCTGAAACTGCACCCAATTTATCTTCTGCAGCTAGCAGAATAGAAACACCGGAGCCTCAGAGCGATTCCTGTGAAGTTGCAGAGGAACATATTGGACTTTCACAGCCCACACACTTCATGGGTGgagcagagaaaagagaaaacgAGCGCCTGGAACCAGATTTGGCAAAGGAAGCTGTTGAGACACAGGTATCTGTGACAGCATCACTACAGCCAGAACAGTCAGATGCACTGCACTCAATAAGTGAAATTAAAaatcagccagcacagccaggatCTCAGTGGCTGGATTCTTCACTCCCTATTCCCGAAGCACAGAGAGAGGAAATCCAGCAACACTCTCTAGCATGTGCACAGTCAGAAAGCGAACATCCAGTCATCTCTGAACCTATAAAGGCaacacagggatttgaactcttgGAGCCACTGCATCTCAAAGGTAACGAAGTCAGTGCAAACTCTCCTGCTGAAGCACTCGACTCTTCAGAGCAGCTGTCATCTGTTTCATCTGCTGAGAAGGTAGAAACGCTGGAGACTCAGCAGCCTTCACTAGAAACTGTAACACTGCTTTCAGAACAGCGATGCTCTGCTTTACCCTACCCAacagagaaaatggagaaaaaagaCAGCCTGCCTTGTTCTCCTGAGACAGCTGCTGAAACAGCAGAAGTATCACTTCCCACTGCCACCTTCCAAACAGCTGAAGTAACAAAAGTAGAagttcatcctttgtctcccacagAAGTTCCATCAGAAGAATCAGAGTCTATTTCAAGAGAGCCGGATGTTGCCATAGATAGGAAAACAACTCAGCTGGTTTCGCCTTTATCTGTAGAACCTCCAAGTAAAGCATCTGTTCCACCCCAAGAAGCAGCGAAAGAAGAAAACCAGCAATGCCCACCTTCAGATGCAAAGCTGAGTTCTGAGGACCAGGATGAGGAAGGCCAGCAAGATGGTTGGTTTCCTTTATTTGCAACCACACAGTTTGAACCCGAACATTCGGCTGAATGTGAATCAACAATGGAGAGCATTAAACAGGATTCCTCTGCATCATTTCCATTAGAAGAAGCAACTGCATTGCATTCTGTTGATGATGCAGATAAGAAAGAGAGGCATCCTGACAAATCCATCACTGAGCCTTCACTGCATCCTGTATTCATGCCAGGAAAACAAGGGAGGATGGAGTCAGAGATTGAGCAAACGACTCATCAGTTATCATGTACAGTTCTTCCAATGGAATCAGTCAGTAAACTGCAGTCAGAGGAGGAAATGGAGGTCAATGAGATCCAGACTCATTTATCTGCAACTGGACAAGATTTATCCCAGTCGGTATATTTGACAGAACCACAGGAAGACCAGggtatttcagcagcagcagcagcccttgaATCTGGTTCTTTAAGTATACCATACACTGATGTTGAAGCAGAGAAATGTGACACTACAGAACCAGTATTGAAAGAGGTGACATATCAGGCTATTCAGGCTGTCACTGCAGAAATGGAAGAAGGCTATCTGAAAGTGTCACATATGGTATCTGAATCAGAAAAACATTTAGAGGCACCTTTCCCAGCTCAGAACACAGAGGAAGGAAACCTTCAATCACACACGTTTGTGTCTCCAGAATCAGAAGATGAACATGTCATCTCATCAGAAAGAGAAGAATCTGAATTTTATCCACTCTTAACTCCAACACCTGAATTGGGATATCCTACTGCTGGTTCAGAAACACAGGAGAGCCAAAGCTATTTATCTGATGCATTAAATGAGGCATTAAATGCATTAAATGAGCAGCCAAGCTACTCTTCCTCAGTTCTTGAGGATAAAGCCAAGATAGAAGAAAACCAAACCCCCTTTCCTGAAACTCCAAAAATGGCGCCAGATGAGTCACTGTCCTTTGCAGCCTTCCTCATTAGTGAAGCCAAGGGAGAGCCACTTGTGTCACCTATGGACACAAAGATGACGCCAAAGGAATCAAATTCCATTCCAGAAGATTTTGTTTCCGAGGAAGTAAAGGAAATAGCCCCTCCTTCCTCAcctttatcctcagaacaacttTCTAAGGAAGTAATTTCATCATATGCTGCTGTTGAAGAAGAGAACCAAGATCAGCCTCATTCACTTCTGAGGGAAgagtcaaaacatctggatgctGGAGGGGCAGATGTGCAAGGCGGTCAGTCTCATTTGCTTGTTGCAGCACAGCCTGAAGCAAGGAGCCAGGACATTGAGCTGCATTGCCCCAAAACAGCACAACCAGAGCTAGAAGATGTGACCTTGCTGGATTCTACTGAAGAGATCCAGAAGCAAGAAGCTCCCCTATATTCACCTTCCATTGTACCATCTGTACATGAAGAAATATTGCATcacaagggagaaagagaaaaccaAGGAACGGTAATTTTGGGCACTGAAGAGACAAAGGAGGAAGATGCTCCTCTAAAGTCACCTGTCCTGCCACAGGAGTTGGAACACCTACGTTCACTGCAGTCAGCAAAAGAATCCCAGGTGGAAAGGGCTCAGCCTTACTCTTCTGCAGCTGTTCAAGATTCATTGCAGCTTCCTGGTGAGACAGGATCGCAGGAAGGTCAGGGCTACTTTAACAAACCTGCAGAAGTGGATTCTGGAGTTTCTAAGTTATCAGAGCTGACGGATGCAGTTATGGAGCAAGAAATCCAGGCACCAAGGACTGAAGCTGTCAAGTTAGAACGCAAAGAGTCTGCTTTGTCAGTACAGGAAAATGAGAAAGTCCAGCATCCACTGGTAACTGCATCACTGGATCTGGAACATTTAGGTTCATCTTATTCCACAGAAACACAATTCCCAGGAGAGCCACCACCAGATGCATCTCTTCTCACTGAGAAAGCAGAGGAGCAGGAAGTTCGTTCACAACCAGCATCAGTCTCACCAGCATCTGTATTGGATCAATCCAGCTCTGCTTCACTGGATCTAATTGCAGAAGTTGAGGAACAAGAGACCAAGCGTCCTCCCGAAGTAGCTAACGTGATGCCAGAAGAACCCTTGTCTTTTGCAGCCTTTCTCTTTGCTAAGGCAAAGAAAATATATACTACTTTGACCTCAGAAAAAGAGAATCTAGACAGTCAGCCTCCTTTCAAGGAAGCTGATTTGTTAATAGAAAGATCAGAAAGCATTTCAACTAGCCCCCCTGAGACTAATGTAACTATTAACGAAGAAACTGAGCTTCCTACAACACATTTTGAAGTGGAACAGTTTGCTAGTAAACCTGAAGCAGATGTTACTTATCGAGATGAAAGGGAAAATATTTCTGAGACTCCTACGCTACCTAATTTAATTCCAAATGAGCCTTCTGATGCTGTAATACCAGAGCCCATAAATGATATTTTAACACACAACTTGCATTCCTCAGTATCTTCTGCAGACTCACATACGACTGACAACAAGACAATACAAATTAGTGCGGGAGACTTTTCGAAAATGGAAGAAATCAAGTGTTTGCCTAGTGCGGAGATAACTTTGAAAGAGCCTGAAAAGGAATTAAAAGATCACGAGAAACTGAGGGAGATGGCCATACCTAGTGTTGAATTTCGTCAAGGAAAAGAGATTTCTGAAGGTAACAAGGTAGTGAATATTCATGCTGCTCCACTCAATTCTTCAGCTGataaagaagaagagaagcatATGCCAGAGAGATTAGAACACCTGGAAACAGCTGCATTGCAGAAAAGAAAACCATTCCATGATGCTGGAGATATGGCTGTTGACCAGGAATTTTCAAGGTGCAAAATAAGTGTAAAAACCTCAGAAGGCATAGAAGAGGACAATCATGAAAATAAGGAAAGCAAATCAAATGAACTTGTCAAGGAAAAGGGGGTCCAGGAAAGtgtagaaaagaaaaaggaagtttCTATTGTTCAAGAAACCAATGAAGATGGTGGTGTAAATGATAATGGTATAGAGCACATTGAAAAGCATACTGTCGTTGATGAGACCTGCTTCATCCAGACAGGAAACGAACAGTCTTTTAAGGATGTACAGAGGCAATTTGAAGTTACCGTAGAAAATTCTGCAACATTTCCAACTGCAGGCACAAAAAATATTATAGAGTTTTCTTCACTAGAAAGAAATTTGGATGAAGGCTTCAATAGAATGGCTGAGAAAGAAAACACAACAGCTAGTCATGAAGACCCTTCAAAAATATTAATCAAAGATGAAATAATTGATGCTGTTAGGGAAAAGGATGAAAACACAGAGGATAAGCTTAACTTGCCAGGTGAACCCCTATCTAACACACAAAAAGATGTGCTATCCCAATCTCCATTAATTTCTTTGCCTGCCACTACAGTCAATCCTGAGCTTCTCGAGGTGCCACCTACTTTGGCATTTTTATATAAAGATCTTTATGAAGAAGCTGTGGAAAAACCTAAGGAAGATAGCCATAAATATCCATCAAATGAAGAGACTGAGAATACTGACGTATCCGCTCACACCAGAGGCCCTACTCGAGATGATGGTACTGGAATGTGCTTTGAAAGGGATGTTTCTAAAGATGACACTCCAACTTTGGAAAAGTCCCAGAAGAAACAAGttctaaaagataaaggtatTCATGAACAAGCTTTAACCCTACAAAGCATTTCAAAATGTGCAGATGAACCAAGTGAAAAGAAGCCTCAGTCTCTTCACATTCTAACTGAAGCACATGCTGAAACGGAGGTCTCGTCACCAAGGGGGACGGTGGAACGGCTGGATGACGCATTGGTAGATAGACCAGCTGAGATCATGAGTGACATAAAAGTTGGAAATGGTCAGCCCACAAATGAAATTCTTTTTGGAAGTGGGCTCTATGGTTCAGGAGCAAGTAATGAGGAACTCAGTCAGAGAAGAGAAGATGAATCCTTGGGCTTTGAAAGGGATGTTTCTAAAGCTGATGGTCCAAATTTGGAAGAATCCCAGAGAGAACAGGTTCTAAAAGATGAGCCTAGGACTGTAAAAGCCTTAAATCAAGCAAGAGTTTCAAAAGGTGAATATGAATTAGATGACAAGGAGTCTCAGCCTGTTTACATTCTAGCTGAAACACATGTGGAAACAGAGGACTTGTCTCCAAAAGGAATTTTGGAGGGGTTGAATGATGCATTGATAGATAGGCCAGTTGAGATCATGGGTGACATAAAAGTTGAAACTTGCCAGCCCACACATGCAGTTCCTTTTGGAAGTGGGCTCTTTGGTTCAGGTGCAAGTAATGAGGACAGCAGTCAAAGAAGTGAAGAAGAATCCATGCCTGAAGAAACAGGCCAAGCATTACCAGAAGAAACGAGCGATGAGGAGTCTTGTCCAATACTTGATTATGCAGCAAGTGTCTTTGAAAATGCAATATCTGTGCAAGATGAATCAGAGGAAGTTGCAGTTGGCCAAAACCAGCAATCTGAAATAACAGACGCTCATGTGGTTGTCCCAAAACCTGTTGAAGAAAGCACACAATCTCATGCAGCATTCCACCATGTTAGCACTCCCTGGCAAAGTGAGGGACAACCAGAAGACCAGTTAATAGCACAGGATACACAACCTTTAGACCATAAACATACTCTCTGTAGGGACACTGAGGGACAAACATCTGAAAAAAGAGTAGGAGAAAATATTGTGGGTGATCTAACTGAGTCCAGCAGAGAAGCAGCATACCAACCACCACCTGAAGCAATACCTGACAAGCCTTTTGGGGAACTGGACTACTCTCTGTTGTCACATGATTTTGATACCTATCCATTATATTCAATTAAAGAGGAAGAGTCCAGTGACATTGATGAAGATCTAGCTGAGCTCATGGACTACGAAATGGTTAGCCGAGATGATGTCTTTGAGGAAGAAACATCATCAGAAGTGGTTCATGAAGAGCTGCTGTTTGATGACAGAAAATCCTCAGACCGCATTAGTGATAGTTATGAATTTGTGAATGAAAGAGAGGCAAATACGTATGCTGAGGAAGAAGAATTTCAGTTGACGGGTCTCGACAAGCTACCAAGAAATGTTCCAGAAACTGAAGTCCTACAGAAAGAATCAGATCATGAACTGTTAGATAGTTATTGCCGCCAGTGTAAATGTCCCATCTCTGCTGAGGACAAGCTTTCTGGGGAGCATAAAGAGCACACTGTGACAAACTTGGATATAGCTGTGACTGAATTAAAG AGCCAATTGGATGGATTCCTAGATGTTTTGCAAGAAAGATCTTTGAAGATCGAGGGGTTTGTCAGTGAGATTGAGGCTCTGTTTAATTCTCTCGAG GAAAACTGTAAGGAAAAGGAGCAGCTTTTGGATGAGCAAAATGAAAGCATCATCAAGACTGTGATAGGGCACCATGACAGAAAGCAGCAGAGCTTTGAGGAAGTAAAGAATGCAAAAATGGACTATCTTTATGAACAGATGGTTAATTTTCAAGAATACATTGATACAGCAAAGGACATGTTGGAGGCGATCTTAAAGGAAACTGAAGAAATGGATGATTTTGTTTTCCTAAGT TCatcagaagaaataaataaaag GTTACTTTCTGCAGTGGAGAATATTCTGGCTGTGGAAAAGATACCACCTGCCTTCTCACAGTTTGAACATTTTGCAAGTGGCTCAGCGAATGGCAACCAGACCTTAAAACACATGCCTG TCCCACAGACTCCAAAATTACAACCTCAGGATCCAAACTCAGCTACAAGCACATCGATTGCAGTGTATTGGACTGTGAATGAAGATGATGTCATTGATTTTTTCCAGGTCTATTGTATGGAGGAATGCCCAGGAAACAGAGAACAAAGTG GCTTGGTAGAAGAATACCGCGTTACTGTGAAGGAGAGCAACTGCATTTTGGAAGATTTGGAACCAGGTCACTCTTATAGTGTGTGGGTTATGGCTGTGAACTACTCAGGATGTAGCTTTCCCAGTGGCAAATCCACATTTAGAACGG CTCCCCCAACCCCTGTAATAAAGGCAGAAGAATGCAGTGTGTGTTGGGACGCTGCCACCATCCGATGGAGCACCAGTAACCCAGAAGCAACAGACTCTTTCACGCTCGAGTACTGCAGACAGTATTCTCCTGAAGGAGAAGGTCTGAG ATCCCTGGCTGGAATTAAACGACCTGAAATGAAAGTTCACCTAGAATCCAATGTAAATTATTTCTTTTACGTGAGAGCAATTAACATCTTTGGGACAAGTGAACAGAGTGAAGCTGCTCTCATCTCGACCAGAG GAACTAGATTTCACATAATGAAAGAAACAGCTGCGCCTGCTTTGCAAGTGTCACCAAGTGGAACCATGATATGCCTTCCTGAGGAAACTGAAGCCACTGG CATCTCCCCAGTACTAGGAGAGCTCCTGTCTGCTCGAGGatgtcactactgggaaacaACTGTGAGTGGCTGTTCCGCTTACAAGGTTGGGATCTGCTATTCTACTATGCCACAAGACAGCATCCTAGGTCAGAACAATGCTTCCTGGTGCTTGCATTGTCCTAGCAAGACAAG